GGAGGTCTCCAGCCGCTGCTTAATGAGCCAGTAATTAACCAGCCAGGGAGGGAAGCTGGCCTCTGGCCAGACTGGGGAGAGTGGTGGCCTCCGGCCTCACCCTCCTACCCTCCACCCCGCCACCCGAGACACCAGTCTTCAGTCCAGAGGGGAATTACATTTATTCATATAACCAAACATCAGACAGCTCAGAACAGCagtgggaagggagggtgggcagggctaAATGTCCATTCACAGCCTGTAGGCCCCTCAGTCCAGGGGCTGGGTGTGCCGGTGATGGAGGTGGGAGAACAGTCTTTATGTCTTTGCTgtgccctctcttcctttcttcttactGAGAAGGAGGGTGGAACTGCCTCTCAGGTGAAAACCTTGGGAGATTTGCCTTTCCTCTGGGAAATGAGCCCCTCAGATCCTGCCTGGTGGCTTGACTACTGGGGGTGTCCCCACAGTTCAGGACCAAGACTCCCAGCCACTCCCTGAGATCAGAGGAGAGGGTGAGGTGTCCCACTGTGGCTGGGATCCTCTCATGGCCTCAAGCTCCTACATACTTGGTCATGGAGGGAGTTGAATGTCCATCCTACCTTGACTATTCCCAGGGTTTGAGGACTTTCACCCGCTCCAGTTCCCAGGAAAGGTGGATGAATATTGAGATTTCTGCTGGGTCTTCCAGTCTCTGGTGCCCCTGCCTGGCAGGGTTGAGGGCATGCAGTGGGCTGCCCAGCTTTTGAGCCCCAGGAGTGCAGAGGGGCTGGTGGGGCTCAAGTCTcagcaggtgtgtgtggggggctggGACCTTTGCTCCTCCATTCGACCCCCACCCTGAACTCTCAGCAGCAACTCCAGGAGCTCCTGTCCCCCTGGGGGTAAGGGAGGCTCTGACCGCTGGGCTTCCATCCGCTGGCTCtggaggagtggagggagggaaagttGTTGGTGAGGTTCTAAGAGGAGCAGGGCTTGAAAGGAGCCAGGGCTGGTGTGAGGGGCATATAGGACACCTGTGATGGGGGTAGGGGGAGTAGGACCTGGCGGGGCAGTGGGGCAGAtgcctggggagaaggaggggtagGAACCCCAAAGAGAACAGGGGCCAAGAGACCAAGAAGGTCTCTCCTGGCGGGGAGGGGATGGGTGTCTCACCTGGTGACTGAGGATGGTGCTGTAGAGCTGTTCTCTGTCCTCAAGAGGCCGGGGCGGGGCTCGGCCTAGGCTTGGACGGTTCTGGGGGGGATGGAAGGTGGCCCTCTGCTCTTCTAGGCGGCGGGACTGGGCCTCAGCCACCAGGTCCAGAAGGAGCTCAGTCTGCAGGGAGAGCAGGGAGGCCGAGCggggccccagggctggggagaggagggggagggctcAGAGACCCAGAGAATTTGGCAGACAGCagtggtgggtgtgtgtgtatgggggcgTCAGAGCTAAGGGGGTGTGATGGGGAGTccggaggaggtggggagagagcccATGATGGATTGAGCCTTGGTCATGGGATCAGGAAGGATGTGGGCACCAGGGTCAGGGAGCTCCTTGGGTGGGTGGGGGTACCTGTGTGGCGGgaccctggaggaggaggggacggAGGAGCAGATCGCCAAGGCCGATTGCTGGTGTTCACAGGGGGCCAGCCATGCTCATCCTGATGGGGGCCCTGATGCTGAGAGACATCCGTTCCAGtcaagtgggggtggggtgggcagagggctaGGCCAGCAGCCCATTTCCTCTCTCTGCGTCTCTGTTCTGCCTCTGTGCCCAAGCCTGTCCAAGTCCCTTGAGTCCACCATTACTCAGTCTCTGACTCAGGTCCtctcacctccctctctcccaatGCCAGCCTCCCCAACCCGGTGCCGAGCTCACCTGCTCAccatcctcttcttcctggggTCTCTCAGCCTCCATCCCCTGGAGGGGAGAAACGGATGGGGGAGGGGTAGCTGGGATTTGGGAGGAGGGCCGGAACCCTGAGTTCCTGAGGGGAGTAGGGGCTGAAAGGGGTGGGGGTGAGCCGGGGGCTGGATGCCTGGGTACTGAGCAGGAAGCTGGGTTCCTGgtcagccccccccccccccgggcccCGCCCATCCCTGTCAACTTCCTCCAGTTCTCTTTTCCCACCCAACGGCTTGCTTGACCTCTCTCGCCCCAGGGGAGCACAGAGACTGGAAGAACTCCTCCAGCTGCAGTAGGGTTGGGGGTTCAGAGGGGGAAGGACTTTTGGCTTTCTCATCTCCAGAGCCTCAGGAGCCCCCTAACCCCCTGCTCTGttccctccacccacctcctctcctgCAGTTCTGTCAACACAGGAACTAGCTACAGAGGAAGTGGTTTCACTCCTCAGaatcccccccacacccccactccTTACCCCAGGTACCTTCCCTAAGAAGGACCTGCCCCCTGCTTCCCAGCTTCCCTCAGACTTATTGGGTTGGGGCGGGGCATGTTTCCAGTGGGAAGCAGAGGCCTCAGATCCAAGGATGTCAGGCCCTCAAACATACCTATACCCCTAGCACTGTGTCtaacaaatatgtgttgaatagTTATCATTGCCCTATATGTGCTTAGAGTCTATTTAGGGCACAAAATATGCACCAAATGTAAGAGATGCAGGGGAAGCTTTCCTCTCGTCATGAAGTGGAAAAGGGAGAGGACCACAACCTGGCTTGGTCTTTGATCAATGCTGGTCAGGCTAGCTGGCACCAAGGTGGGAACAGGACAGAGACATTTGGGACCTCTAAATGGCAGCCTGTCATGTTAGCTGAGTGACTTTGAGCATGAAATATGATGAAGAGGTCAGGTTCTGCCACTTAATGCTTTGCAATCTTGGGCAAATacaatctctgtgcctcagtttctgaaAGAGTAAaatggaggtttttttttaatagcgtTGATATGAGGATCAAATGTGATAAAGCATTTGGCACATAGTGAATGCTcataaatggtagttattattagtTTTCAATATGCTTCATGTCTCCGTGTCTCAGGTCTATTGCCATGAAAGAGGTATAACCATATTGCTGAATGGTGGCTAAAGTTTGAGatgctctctccatctccctctacATGAGGCCTCAGGAATCTCCCCAGTGGCTATAAAAAATGCCCTTGGAAGAGGGACAAAGGGTATGCATGGTTTAGTGTGTGTGGTTTCTCATTGGGCTACTAGAGACGCTTGCCTTTAGATGATACCCTAAGTTAACACAGGACCCCAAATCTACTTATTCCTGCTCTTAAAACTATACTGAAAGCTTCCATCCAAATGTTGAACCTAGGGCACAAAATTCTGAAAACACTCTGCAGTCAACCTCGTGTTTTTTCCATTCCCCAACCCCTCCAAAAGATGGTAACACTTCAAATCAGCTTTATTATGGGGTGACAGACTTGGGGTTCTTAGATATAGTGGTGGCTAGAAGAGTGGCACTTCATCCCTGCAGTGGtttgtttgggggtggggtgaggtggggaggatgCAAGGAGTCATCAGCTGGAGTGACCCTTGGCCCTGCCTTCTGTGCCTACACAGTGCCTGgcgcacagcaggtgctcaataaatatctgtcagCCGTTTGTGGGTAGTGGGGGTTACAGGCGATAGAGGCTCCCTTTGGGAACAATGTACAGGAAAGAACATCTTACATTCTATCTGTCTGCAGTTCTTGGTTCAGGGGTACTTCTCCCATTCCACTCCATCCTCCTGTAACACCTCATCCTTATTTTCTGTGAGAGAGGCTGGGCCTGCTTCATCCCAGCACCCCGAACTCTCTTTCCAGGGCTGCAGTTTCTCCACGTGGAAGACGATGTGGCATACACCATTTTGGGAGAGACACTACACTCATGACCCCTCACTTTTGAGGCTCAAGGATTTTAAAATCTGGAGGCCTTCCATACTGCTTGTCATTTAATGAGTACTCACTTTTAGAATCCCTCCCTGACATGCAGCCTTTTATTTCTGACCCTCGCCTCCCGCATTTAAGGGTATTACTTGGTGGGCTGGGGGACCCCATGCAACTTGAGGGGATCCCCGCTCAGGGGACGGAGTAAGGCAAGGAGGCGGGATTGGAGTGTTGGAGGCGGGACCGCAGGCTCCTAGAGCCACCCAATCGCAGGGCCAGTCAACAGCTGAGgccacacccccgcccccggccgcgACCCCGGATCTTCCTCGCACTATTGCAGGGTTGGACGGAGGTCCGCGCATGCCTGCAGAAAACCTACGGCCTCGGAGGGGCGGGCCTTCTCCTGCTCCTTTCGATAGGCTTCGGCAGTGCGAATAGGCCCCGCCCCCATGGGCGGCCAAGTCTACGGACAAAGTCCGGGCTTGAGGATAGGCTCCGGCTGACAGCGTCCGGCAGCGCGGCTGAGCCCCGCCCCCACGCGGGGGCACGCTTCCTGATGCGGTCCGCGCGCGCTGCAAGGCGCCGGCGCCGCGGCCCGGCGTGGCTTTGTGACGAGCCTCCGGTGGTCCCGCCCCTTCCAGCAGCGTCAGCAGATCCCAGTGGTTGCGCTGGCGGGCGATGTCCCCGGGAGCTAGCCCGGCTTGGTCCCGCAGCCCTCGGGCGGCTCCCAGCCCCAGCAGCAGCTGGGCTACCTCCATGGCTCCTTCTCGGGCCGCCAGGAACAGCGGCGTCTGCTCCTGCCCGGGAGGAAACAGCCAGGGGGGGCGGTCAGGGAAGGCCACGCCCACAGGACTGGCCCTCCTACTTGACCGGTGGTCCCTCCCCCTTCAGGTTTTTCGGAGTTCCGGCGCTTTGCACCTCTACCGCGTCAGCTTAATTGTGGGGGGCGCCCGCTACCCGGTCTAACCCTGCCGTCCAGTGCGTCTTTATCGGCTCCAGCCTGGAGAAGGGAGCGGGCGGCCCGGGCGTTGTTCACGGCGGCGGCCCAGTGCAGCGCGGTTTTTCCTAGGGCACCACGTGAGAGGTTGTTACCCGGAGGCTGGGGGCCCGACGCCTGGGTTCCTGTTTCCCACGGATTCTGGACTTGGGGAAAGGGCTATTCAGCCCGCCGGGTCCCTCCAAGGCGGAAGCGTTGCCCGGGTGACCGCCGGCTTGCAGGAAGCGTTGCTCCAGTGACGTCACCGGCGCGCGGGAGGGACAATGGGGCATTGTTCTGGGGTCGATGGGACCGGCAGATCACGTACCTCCCACGAGACCCCCttccttctcacactcttccccCATCCTAGTTCCCAGTGGACTagggtagtgtgtgtgtgtgtgtgtgtgtgtgtgtgtgtttgaggatGATGAGGGAAGACTCACGTGCTGCCTACTGCCACCACACTGCAGATTTACCACCTTGACAGCAGGGTGGGAGGGAATGACCCAGCTTCCAGTTGGTCCCTCTGCTGACCCCCCTTTTCTGCATCTTATCTCACACCCCATTTGCTCAACTTCTTGATAGCACAACATCAACTTCCCCAGATCCATACCCCATTTGTCTCTGGCCCCCACATCTGCTTGGGCTGCAATCAGTTCTTCAACCAGGTCCTCAACAGCTAGCCTGGCGGCCAGCATCAGGGCTGTGGTCCCATCCTCTGTCCGCGCATCTACTGCAGTCTGTCTGCTGCGGAGTAAgagctggggcggggtggggggcggcagaGAGGGCCAGTGACCTCTGGTATATCTAGACTGCTAGCTAAGGTCCCTCACACTGTTAACCACCTCCCAATCCACATTCATCCAtctgttcttgtttctctttcagtCCCCAGTCTCACATCACCTTCCTCTCTGCCAAACCCAGAGGATGCTATTGCCCAGCCTTACTTGCAAGTTTGCCCCGTTTCCTTTAGCAACCCCAGTGGGCACTGACCTGGCAAACCTCCCGAGCATCAGCAGCCACAGCGGTGTGAAGGGGGGTGCGCCCTGCCCGGTCTGGCTGGTTGGGGTCGGCTCCTGCCTCAAGGAGGCGGCGGGCAGCGGTTGGCCGGGAGAATCGAGCAGCCAGGTGCAGGGGGGTCTCCCCAGTGCCCACGGTGTGAACCTGGGGACAGGCCCCTCCACCCAGCAGAGGTTCCCAGGGCTCAGGGCTTCCCAACCATGTCTCCTGATAGGTCCTGGACTCCACTCCCCCACAGCAGACTGCTGACATCAGGGGTGTCACCCCATCTGTGGGTGAGAGACATGAAGAATGGGAGAcaactggggaagggggagaacaTGGAGGCTCAGGGAGAATCACAGCTTGAGGTGTCAGGAAGCCCAGCTTGGGTTCTTGATTTTCTGTGGCTTTAGTCAAGTgactttctactttatttttctctgggctttggtttcctcatctgtaaaaggaagcaTCAGGCCTTAATACTCTAACATTctagggcagtgattctcaaacttgagtcCTGGATCAGACTCACCTGcggagcttgttaaaacacagattccccaatattttgaatttctgaatCAGTAGCTCTGGAGTGGAACCtgagaatttatatttctaacaatTTCCCTGGTGATGCTGATTTTTCTGTCCTGGGACCACTCTTTGAGAATGGCTGTTTGAAGCACTCACTCTAGTATTACTTTCTCCAGTTCTGATATCAAAGGACTTTCTGATTCTAAAAGGGTCAAAgggagttttcattttcttagtctGGGTTGGCTCACATACCAGGTCCACGGGTGTCCACATCAGGGACATCCATCTCAGAGTCCTGGGGAGGAGTCAGCATGGCTGCCTGGGGGAGCTCCTGACAGTCACTACTCAGAGGCCAGAGCTGGCACTTGGAGGGTGAGGCCATTTCTTCAACCTTGAGGATCAGAACAAGGATCAGTGAAGGAAGGTTGACTTGTCCCTTCAAGCCCTCCATCACTTTAGGACCATTCCTGCCCCAGTGCTTTCACCTGGTCCGCCTCTTCTCCTTCCTTGGGGCCTGAGCACATCACAACTCCATCCTCATCAACTTCTGCCTCTGGTTTCAGTGCCctggaagggggtgggtgggtagaggACCTTCAGGGTCCCTAAGATTTCCAGCAGgcttcccacccctctccccttcccgTGTCTTCAACTTCTGCATAGCATCTCTTATCGCTTCTGATCATAAATATATCTCCACAGGAACGAGtcccctccctgagccccagttCTTTCTCACTCTCACTTGAGGCCGATGCTGTCCTCGCCCAGGGGGGGCCGGCGTCGGCGGGGAACTGGCTGAGTCTGAGACCTTCGAGTGAACCCAGGGGGCAGCCAGAGGGCCCCATGCTCTCGGCGCTTCCGGCGGATGAGCTGGAGGACGAGAAGAGCCCCGAGGGCCAGGAGAAGCACCCCGGCCACCGGCGAGCACAGTACAGGCCAGGGAAGCTGGTTGGCGGGGGGCTCTGGTGGAAGAGACACAGTCAGAAGAAGAGGCCATTCCTGGTGAGGCTGGGTACTCTGGTGAGACCTTTGGGTAAGTGCAGTAACctctttttgcctcagtttcctcaactgtaaaatgggaataataatagtacttgccTCATAGGGGtcattgggaggattaaataagttaatactgtaaaatgcttagagcgaggcctggcacatagtaagtggtaTATAAGAGCTATTATTCTTTCATGTGCTGTGAATTGTTTGATACGGGGATGGTTGGATACTCTCGGCTTAGTAGAATAGACCAGAACCCAAGGTTTGTGGGCGGTCTGTGATAGAGGTTAGAATAAAGTACTGAGGGAAGTAAAGGAGATTGCAGAGCAAATGGGCCATGAGGAGATCTAGCTGGAGAAGAAGGTTAACAAAGGTAAGTCTCCACAAAGAACATTTGGGGTTCCAGTGCTTCTGTTTCATTTGACTTCATTGCTGGTTGCTGGCCTGAAAGCTGGCCTGGGAGCAAACTCAGGGGAAGTGATGGGGCCACCTACCGGTGCCTGCACGAGGGTGGGCAGCCAGCAGGGGTCCTGGCAGTAGGGGCTCCAGGGCCCCCACTGCGGCCATCGCAGCAAGGAAGCGGAGCAGGAGCCCAGGGTCCCAGGGACAGCGGGATGCAGGATGGTCGGGGCCACAGCGGGACAAGTCCACATCCATCACCACCACAAACCTGCGGGGAAGACACCTCAGAGACCTTTCGGTTGGTCCCTGGTTCCCTTCTCTCTGCTGGTTAAAAAACTAATGtctgccccctctcccccgccTCCCAGCCTTCTTACCCAGTGCTGAGGGAGTCCGTCTCCTTGCCTGTAGGCTGTGTTTGAGGGGCTGCTCTCTCATGGTGAGAGGGGTCTAGGGTTCCTCCTAGCTCCTCTTCGGCCTGGGCTCCAGGATAGGGGTACACCATGTTCCTGCCATCACTATCCTTCCTTACCCAAAGCCCTACCCTCAGAGTCAGGGACAGCACCCGGGCCAGGGCAAGCAGCTGCTGGTCCAGGGTTGAGGGGCTCAGCACCACCAGCAGGGCCAGGGAGGGCCCCCACTCCGAATCCCCATCTTCGGGCCTGCAGTCGCCCCCATCCCAGCCACATTCTGCAGTGTTGCAGCCCTTCTCACAGTGTCCATTGTGGAAGTGATCACGGCAGTACTGGTCATAGGCTGGACTGTGGGTTGAGGAGACGGGGACTCAGGACCCCAAAAGAAACCTGACTTCCTCATCCCAGAGAGGATCCCTGATATTCCACAGCCTCTAGGGCTCTGGTTGCTAAGTGGGGGCAGCTCTGGAGTAATGGGCTTAGACCCTGGGTGGTAGGTAGTCCAGACACCCTAATGTCTACTGACACCTTTGTTTCCTAACACTGTCCCCACTCTCTACCCTCCCAAACTCCTGTCTCCCTGAAGGGAAGCCCTTTTCCCTCAGGGATGCTGGTTGCTAGGGGAGATACTCCATGGCAACAGGGCTTAGAGAGAGAAGCTTGAGGCCAGAGATCCCACAGCTCTCAGAGGGTAGCTCTGAAAGAGGCAGTGCCCTCTTTCTTGGTCCCCACATTAAATATTCATGCTGCCCCATTCCTCTGGGTTGGAGTCTAGCGTCTTATACCCCTAATTAGCAATGGTTATTAGGGTGGAAATTCCCTGAAGCTTGAGGCTGTGGTCATGCTGTAACTCGAGAGACATCTATGTCCTTCCTTCTGCCCTCACCCTGCCCCCGCCCAGCCCATCAGGGTTTCAGACTCACGTGCAGGCTGGAGGAGTCTCACAGTCATAGCCATCAAACAAACACTCTTCAGAGTCACATTGCGGATGGCACTGCCCATCCCGGAAGAGAAGCCAGCACCGAGAATGGGAGGGGCAGCCCTTCCACGGGTCTGGGACCCCCAGGGAGCAGTCCCCACCATCCCAATTTCCTCCTGGACCGCTGCAGCCAGCGTCGCAGGCCCCATCTCCACTTCTGCCCTCACATCCCTTTGCTCCAGGCCTCTGACACTGGGGCCCTGGAGAGCTGGGAGGGCAGGAGCATCGAAAGCCTGggccccccagcccaggggtctcTGAGCAGCTGCCATTGTGTAGGCATGGAGAAGGAGGGCCACAGCCTGGAGGAGCGGGTGGGGTTAGGCAGTCAGGGCCCCCATAGCCATTGAGGCAGGCACAGCGGGGTGGGAATCCAGGCTTGGGGGAGGGCAGACACAGGCCACCGTGGTGGCAGTGATGGAGACCGCAGGAGGGGGCTCTGTGGCTGCAGGTGGGGCCTTCAAAACCCTgcggagaggaggagagagattggGGGAAGGACCTTGTATtattctccctgcctccccttaAGCTAACCCCTGCATTAAGATAACTCAGAGGGTCCTAGATTCTCATATCTGGAAGGGGCCTCAGAGAATATCAAATTCATCATTTTACAGTAGTTGAAATCatgtctccctttttttttttttcacacaatgACATATTGCATAGTGGGGAGAATGGATGAACCACAGCTGTTCGCAAGAATGTGggtgaaagaatgaatatatgtacatgtataactgaatcactttgctgtacacctgaagctaacacaacgttgtaaatcagctatatgccaatttaaaaaaaaaaaacaaaaaaacatgggtGAACTGTCATCATGATGTGAGTCCTGGAAGACGAAACTGTTAATAGAGTAATAGTAATTGAACTAATACTACATTATCTTGATCCTTGGAGATAGGATTATGTACTTCTCTTCCTCTGGAAGGGGAACAGCATACAGGAGGACATAAGTACATGAAAGTTATTATTAATGTTGTAATTCTTGTTTTAGGTTCATGGGTGTTATCTTGTAAGGATAATTAAAAGAAGGCAGTACATAAACTAATGTTAGTTTGTATGTTCGTGTATCATGAACCAAGGCTTAAGATTAACCCACTTTCATGCATCTGAGGTctataaacaaatacacacatgGAGTTAAAAGAACTTATCCAAGCTCACCCAGCTGGCCTTGGGGACCTTCCCAAATCCCATGATTTCTGAAAGTTCCATTCATGCTACCACCTGATCCTGCCTTTCCCCACGACTGCTGCTGAGAACCACGTACCACTGTGGACCTGAGATGGCTTTCTCCAATAATTCCCACTCCAGTGCTCCCCCAGGTTCCTGGCTCAGGCATTCTCACCTTGCGTCAGCGTTGGGGGCAACAGAGAAAGCAGCTTTGTGGTCACTCACCTGGGGGCAGTGGCAGGTGAATCCTGGGGGTGGTCCTGCTGTGGCCTCACAAGACCCTCCATGGGAGCAGGGCTGGCTCTGGCAGGGGTCTAGCTCCACTTCACACCGCTGGCctgtggcaggggtggggttaaACATAACACTCTGTTTCAGTCGCTGCCTCCTTCCGAGCTCATTCCTGGGAGACGGCCCAGCACTAGCCGCACAGGCAAAGGGGTGGTGGGCATGTTCTCTGGCGTGGGGCGTAGAGGCAGGGGGATGGACCAGATGACTAGGCTGCCCCACGGGCGGGGATTGTCTGGGTTTCCATGGTCAATTCAGCTGTGCCCAGAAATGCCCATACCCCCTCTCTCAGACCTTACCTGTGTGTCCAGGCAGACACTGGCAGTAGAAGGCATTGGCCAGAGAGTGGCAGGCTGCAGTGCCTGTGGGGTGACAGGGCTGGTCCAGACACTCATCCACGTCCCCCTCACAGCGCAGCCCCACAAAGCCTGGAGGGCAGGCACAGTGGAAGCCTCCAGGTTTGGGGGTGCACGTTCCATGGTTGTGACAGGGCTGGGATTGACAAGCGTCAGGTTCCTTTGAGCAGTTCTGTCCACTGTAGCCTGGTGTACACTTGTAGGCAAAGAGGGTCAGACAGGGAACCAATAAATGAGCCCATCCTGGCACTCTAGGGGACCCAGCTCCAGATAGTCTGCAAACACCCCACCTTCCAACTCAAAGCATCACTCAACTCACCATCCATCACAGCCACGTGTAGCTTAACCCTTTTATCTCAACTCCACATGATACACAATTATTTGATAATACACAACTCAACCACTTCCCAGTCCCAAACAATCTCTTTGATTCATTGCCACTAGATATAGCTCCGTTTTTGAAAAAACCTTCTTCCCCCAACCACACATCCACTGGGTTCTGTCACGCTTAATTAAtttataagcatttattgaatgcctgctttgtgccaggcactttttcAGGCTCTAGGaatacagagaaaattaaaactcaTCCCTGCTTCCATGAAATTCTCAGTCAACCAGAGGAGAGACAGCTGGCATTGATTGCATGATTATATACATAACGTCATAAAACCCTCCTAACAACCCTCTATGTGGATCATCTCATTTGAGTCTCACTTTGCAAAAAAGGAAACTGATTCCTTGAAAGATGAGTGACTTGCACgagccacacagctggtaggtggcagagctgggattcaatgCAAGTCTATGACTCCATAACTGATGACCTTAaccattttctgattatttcataTCATTTTGCTAGTGAGAGAAGAGTCATTGATGAGGTCTGTATCATGTGCCAAGTTCTTGCAGGAGGAAGGAGAGTATGCAAGAATGGAGTACCAGGAAGGCTTCAGAAAAatggaggagaagggattcaCAAAGCATCCGAGGAATGGCCAGAGGGCTGGAAGAAGCAGACGAGGGGCGTGTTTGGAAACTTCTGGAGGAAGGAGTTTcatgaaagaggaaatagagCTGAGTAATGGGTACACGGGGGTTCACTACTAATCAGTATGctgcttttgtgtatgtttgaaaacgCTCgtgataaaaagttaaaaaataaaatttaagagttAAAGAGGGTGGTTAAAGGATCATGCCTTCTATCCAAACGTGTGGTTGTGAGCACAGGCATCAGGCTGCTTGGActtgaatcccagctttgcctTCCTGGCCTGCTCAGTGACCTGAACCACCAAGGTAAGGCCCTGACCCAGTCTGGAGAGAAGTTAGGGACATTCCCCTGAGGCAGACGCCTCCTGGGCACCATCCAGTGGAAGAGGGGTGAGGAAAGCCCCCAGAGAGCTAGTCTGGGGTGCAGGGAAGTCAGCTGCAGTTTTGTGTTGCTGGAGCAGGGTTAGGGGTTGGCGGGGAGAGATGAGgcctgagaggcaggcagggctgggtcgCGCCGGGCTTGGGACTTCATTGTGAAAGAGGTGGgcagccactgaagggttttaagcaggagagtgacagGCCAGCTTAATATTTTCAACAGAGCACCCTAGTGGTGGAGTAGAGGCTGAACCTTTAGGAGGACAAGTGTGGAGGCAGGGATGATGGTTAGGAGGCGGATGCAGGTGTCCGGGTGGAATGCAGCGAAGCCCTGGACTAAGGCAGTGGGATGAGGGTGAAGGGGCAAGGACAGAGTTGAGAAATATTGAGGAGGTAAAATGACTTGGTGGTTGGTTGGATGTGTTgggtaaatgaaaagaaaatgccctctccccctcccctttctgcccCATGACTGCTGTTTCCCACATCCAGCCCAACTTtgtcttcccccacctcctctagACGCTCTCACCTGGCAGAGATAACCATTAGGTTGGGCTACGCAGGTGGCCCCGTGCTGGCAGGGCCTGGACTCACAGGGGTTCACCCTCTCCTGGCATATACTGCCTTGGAATCCAGGGGGACAGTGGCAGAAATGGGAGGGGCCGCTGTCGATGCAGATGCCTCCATTCTGGCACAGGGAAGAGACTTCTGTGCCTGGgaagagagacacacagggatTGATAAAGCTAAGTGGGGTGGAAGGATGCTCAGGGGCTCCAGACCGTGAGCAGGGAGGTCCATGGAGGGGCCACTGACATTCCTAGGGTGGGTGGAGGGCACTCAGAGCCTGAGGAGTCAGTAACTCTTGACCCCGAAGAGATTAAAACATCAAGTtcccaacatggatggacctagagattgtcatactgagtgaagtaattcagacagagaaagacaaatatcgtatgatattgcttatatgtggaatgtaaaaaaaagggtacaaatgaacttatctacaaaacggaaatagatttacagatgtagaaaacaaacttatggttacgagGGGGTAAGTGGGGGAAcgataaactgggagactgggactgacatatacacactgctctatataaagtagataactagggcttccctggtggcacagtggttaagaatccgcctgccagtgcaggggacacaggttcgagccctgggccgggaagatcccacatgccgtggagcaactaagcctgtgggccgcAATTGCGgagcctgcgctatagagcccacgagccacaactactga
This is a stretch of genomic DNA from Balaenoptera musculus isolate JJ_BM4_2016_0621 chromosome 11, mBalMus1.pri.v3, whole genome shotgun sequence. It encodes these proteins:
- the NOTCH4 gene encoding neurogenic locus notch homolog protein 4 isoform X1; this translates as MQPPSLLLPLLLLLCRSVVQTRGLPCGSFPEPCANGGTCLSLSQGQETCQCAPGFLGETCQFPDPCQDAQLCQNGGSCQALLPTLPSSPSPPSPLAPSFFCTCPSGFTGDRCQAQLKDPCASFCSKMGRCHIQASGRPQCSCMPGWTGEHCQLRDFCSANPCVNGGVCLATYPQIQCRCPPGFEGHACERDVNECFLDPGPCPKGTSCHNTLGSFQCLCPAGWGGPRCELRPGPCPPRGCPSGGICQVVPGRDSTFHLCLCPPGFTGPSCEVNPDDCVGHQCQNGGACQDGLGTYTCLCPEAWTGWDCSEDVDECEVQGLPRCSNGGTCQNSAGGFHCVCVSGWGGTGCKENLDDCVAATCAPGSTCIDRVGAFSCLCPPGRTGLLCHMEDMCLSQPCHQEAQCNTNPLRGSTFCVCQPGYTGPTCHQDLDECQMAQQGPSPCEHGGSCLNTPGSFECLCPPGYTGSRCEADHNECLSQPCHPGSTCLDLLATFQCLCPPGLEGQLCEVETDECASAPCLNEADCHDLLNGFRCVCRPGFTGSQCEEDINECRSSPCANGGQCQDQPGSFHCKCLPGFEGPRCQAEVDECLSGPCPTGASCLDLPGAFLCLCPSGFTGHLCEIPLCAPNLCQPKQRCQDPEEEAHCLCPSGSPGCAPAEDNCTCHHGHCQRSSCVCDVGWTGPECDTELGGCISTPCAHGGTCHPQPFGYNCTCATGYTGPTCSEELTACHSGPCLNGGSCSPSPEGYSCTCPPSHTGLRCQTSIDHCASAPCLHGGTCVNRPSASSCLCTTGFQGPRCEGRIRPSCADSPCRNRATCQDGPQGPRCLCPPGYTGGSCQTLMDSCAQKPCPHNSHCLQTGPSFQCLCLQGWTGPLCNLPLSSCQKAALSQGTEVSSLCQNGGICIDSGPSHFCHCPPGFQGSICQERVNPCESRPCQHGATCVAQPNGYLCQCTPGYSGQNCSKEPDACQSQPCHNHGTCTPKPGGFHCACPPGFVGLRCEGDVDECLDQPCHPTGTAACHSLANAFYCQCLPGHTGQRCEVELDPCQSQPCSHGGSCEATAGPPPGFTCHCPQGFEGPTCSHRAPSCGLHHCHHGGLCLPSPKPGFPPRCACLNGYGGPDCLTPPAPPGCGPPSPCLHNGSCSETPGLGGPGFRCSCPPSSPGPQCQRPGAKGCEGRSGDGACDAGCSGPGGNWDGGDCSLGVPDPWKGCPSHSRCWLLFRDGQCHPQCDSEECLFDGYDCETPPACTPAYDQYCRDHFHNGHCEKGCNTAECGWDGGDCRPEDGDSEWGPSLALLVVLSPSTLDQQLLALARVLSLTLRVGLWVRKDSDGRNMVYPYPGAQAEEELGGTLDPSHHERAAPQTQPTGKETDSLSTGFVVVMDVDLSRCGPDHPASRCPWDPGLLLRFLAAMAAVGALEPLLPGPLLAAHPRAGTEPPANQLPWPVLCSPVAGVLLLALGALLVLQLIRRKRREHGALWLPPGFTRRSQTQPVPRRRRPPLGEDSIGLKALKPEAEVDEDGVVMCSGPKEGEEADQVEEMASPSKCQLWPLSSDCQELPQAAMLTPPQDSEMDVPDVDTRGPDGVTPLMSAVCCGGVESRTYQETWLGSPEPWEPLLGGGACPQVHTVGTGETPLHLAARFSRPTAARRLLEAGADPNQPDRAGRTPLHTAVAADAREVCQLLLRSRQTAVDARTEDGTTALMLAARLAVEDLVEELIAAQADVGARDKWGKTALHWAAAVNNARAARSLLQAGADKDALDGREQTPLFLAAREGAMEVAQLLLGLGAARGLRDQAGLAPGDIARQRNHWDLLTLLEGAGPPEARHKATPGRGAGALQRARTASGSVPPRGGGAQPRCRTLSAGAYPQARTLSVDLAAHGGGAYSHCRSLSKGAGEGPPLRGRRFSAGMRGPPSNPAIVRGRSGVAAGGGGVASAVDWPCDWVALGACGPASNTPIPPPCLTPSPERGSPQVAWGPPAHQVIPLNAGGEGQK